A DNA window from Theobroma cacao cultivar B97-61/B2 chromosome 5, Criollo_cocoa_genome_V2, whole genome shotgun sequence contains the following coding sequences:
- the LOC108661943 gene encoding uncharacterized protein LOC108661943 — MTVTGKESYKEVVQIALRAEKLAIENRRIRAEFAKMRNSNISSGQPSKKHKDLSTSRSTIACGQQGHIRMACPQLVRATIAVSSPSVRIDTQRRDFSGSQSRQGVVIQSDVGNRSYVSKTLAYFSDRNLSPLEEEIVVHTSLGEQLIRNTYCRDCGIRGVEVVFARERRVLPSCVISAIKTLKLVRKGYPAHLAHVIDTSKREPKLEDVPIVNKFLDVFPNELPRLPPDRELEFSIDLLPGTAPIFIPPYRMAPVELKELKV, encoded by the exons aTGACAGTGACAGGTAAGGAGTCGTATAAAGAGGTTGTGCAGATAGCTTTGCGGGCTGAGAAACTTGCAATTGAGAACAGGCGAATTCGGGCTGAGTTTGCCAAAATGAGGAATTCGAATATATCTTCTGGTCAACCCTCGAAGAAGCATAAGGATTTATCTACTTCAAGGAGTACCATCGCG TGTGGACAGCAAGGTCACATAAGGATGGCTTGTCCACAGTTAGTGCGAGCTACTATAGCTGTTTCATCTCCTTCTGTTCGTATCGATACACAAAGAAGAGATTTTTCTGGGTCACAATCGCGGCAAGGTGTTGTGATACAGTCTGATGTGGGGA ATAGATCTTATGTGAGCAAGACACTTGCATATTTCtctgatagaaacctgtcacctttagaggaagagattgtagTCCATACCTCTCTAGGAGAACAATTGATTAGAAACACTTACTGTAGAGATTGTGGGATAAGg GGAGTAGAGGTTGTATTTGCAagggaacgtcgagtattaccatcttgtgtaatctcggctaTTAAAACTTTGAAACTAGTACGAAAGGGGTATCCTGCTCATTTGGCACATGTGATTGATACCTCAAAgagggaacctaagttagaagatgtcccaatagtaaaTAAGTTCCTTGATGTATTCCCAAATGAATTACCGAgactacctcctgatcgagagcttgagttctcTATTGACTTACTCCCGGGTACTGCACCTATTTTTATTCCTCCATATCGAATGGCTCCGGTAGAATTAAAAGAGTTGAAAGTCTAG